One region of Rhodohalobacter mucosus genomic DNA includes:
- the add gene encoding adenosine deaminase, translating to MDYTKLPKIELHLHLDCSLSYNVVKTLVPGTTRQKYNSEYKIEGNCADLTEYINSAESAIRLMQTSENLKLVVEDLFLQLEKDRVLYAEIRFAPLLHLREGLTAVQVVQAVADATEECVQSTGIEAGIILCTLRHFSEEQSVKTVELVHQFIDETRVCGFDMAGDEAGYPIDSHVKAFELAHDYQIPCTSHAGEACGTGSVTETLNRLKPHRIGHGVRSLEEKTLVKRLVDKDIHLEVCPTSNIKTNVFSDIRNHNIDKIYHHGISMSINTDGRTLSDVTLAEEYQKLEMHFNWQIEHFKRCNLEAIRHAFAPDEVKKSIRNRLIQAYDG from the coding sequence ATGGATTATACCAAACTCCCAAAAATTGAATTGCACCTGCACCTCGACTGCTCGCTCAGTTACAACGTGGTGAAAACACTGGTACCGGGCACTACGCGTCAGAAATATAATTCAGAGTATAAAATTGAAGGAAACTGTGCTGACCTTACCGAATATATCAATAGCGCGGAAAGCGCGATCAGGCTGATGCAGACGTCAGAAAATCTAAAACTGGTGGTTGAGGACCTTTTCCTTCAGCTTGAAAAGGATCGTGTACTATACGCTGAAATTCGTTTTGCCCCCCTGCTGCACTTGCGGGAGGGACTTACTGCAGTACAAGTAGTTCAGGCCGTGGCGGATGCCACCGAAGAGTGTGTACAGAGTACAGGCATTGAAGCCGGCATCATTCTTTGTACGCTCAGGCATTTCTCAGAAGAGCAGAGTGTTAAAACCGTCGAACTGGTGCATCAATTTATTGATGAAACCCGGGTTTGCGGATTTGACATGGCGGGAGATGAAGCGGGTTATCCGATTGATAGCCATGTTAAAGCATTTGAGCTGGCTCATGATTATCAGATTCCCTGCACATCACATGCCGGCGAAGCCTGTGGAACAGGCAGCGTAACGGAAACGCTTAACCGGCTGAAGCCGCACAGAATCGGGCATGGAGTAAGAAGCCTTGAAGAGAAAACCCTTGTAAAAAGGCTTGTTGACAAAGACATTCACCTCGAGGTGTGTCCCACCAGCAATATCAAGACAAATGTGTTTTCCGATATCCGCAACCACAACATTGATAAAATATACCATCATGGGATATCGATGAGTATCAACACGGATGGCCGTACATTATCGGATGTAACCCTGGCAGAAGAGTACCAAAAGCTTGAAATGCATTTCAATTGGCAAATTGAGCATTTTAAAAGGTGTAACCTGGAAGCAATACGACACGCTTTTGCACCCGATGAAGTAAAGAAATCAATCAGAAATCGGTTGATTCAAGCCTATGACGGCTGA